One window from the genome of Phycisphaeraceae bacterium encodes:
- a CDS encoding phage terminase large subunit family protein, with protein sequence MAADPRKLRAGELCRLLNSTPLGECLGERQLHRHRTRAGLRISASGDHTRVDLLRYAAWLFDKRHSPPPEGDGADGTAGGWEAERERTRMRAALMSISGREIGELPEVQDPARRDSCERDFRGFCEKYMPQTFHLKWSPDHLKVISKIETAVLEGGLFAMAMPRGSGKTSLCETACLWAMLYGHREFVALIGSDEDHAANMLDSIKAELENNDLLLEDFPGACFPIRKLEGIHQRASGQLFRGKQTHIGWTAKEIVLPTIEGSKASGAIIRVAGITGRVRGMKYKRPDGNAVRPSLVLVDDPQTDESARSPSQCTSRERILAGAILGMAGPGTKIAGLMTLTVVRQDDLADRLLDRDKHPAWQGERTKMVYAFPTNEKLWSTYAELRATGLKAERGTGEATDFYREHREAMDKGARVGWDERFNPDELSALQHAMNLRFDDAAAFQAEYQNEPISEAISDQTELKADDIAARTNGHSPEVIPHGSTIITAFIDVQQKALYWLVAAWEENFTGSVLAYGTEPDQKSEWFQLREIKRTLSTAKPGAGLEGAIYAGLERLTAALLGREWRLDNGGSMRISRCLIDANWGQSTEVVYQFCRETPHAALVIPSHGRYVGASSRPFAEYKQQRGERVGINWRIPLMSGRRAVKHVLFDTNWWKSFIVSRLSAPMGDKGCLTLFGRDPRKHRLLAEHLTAEYRVQTQGRGRTVDEWKLRVNGPDNHWLDCLVGAAVGASMEGATLPGTGTGTRVRKRVSLAALQREAWARRGW encoded by the coding sequence GTGGCCGCTGATCCCCGGAAGTTGCGCGCCGGTGAACTCTGTCGGCTGCTCAACTCGACGCCGCTGGGTGAGTGCCTTGGCGAGCGGCAGCTTCATCGCCATCGCACGCGCGCGGGTCTTCGCATCAGTGCTTCCGGTGATCACACGCGCGTCGATCTCCTTCGTTACGCCGCGTGGCTCTTCGACAAGCGGCACTCGCCCCCCCCGGAAGGTGATGGCGCTGACGGAACTGCTGGTGGGTGGGAGGCGGAGCGCGAGAGGACGCGCATGCGTGCGGCGCTCATGTCGATCTCAGGCCGCGAGATCGGCGAGCTCCCGGAAGTTCAGGACCCAGCGCGGCGGGATTCATGCGAACGCGACTTCCGGGGCTTCTGCGAGAAGTACATGCCGCAGACATTCCACCTGAAGTGGTCGCCCGATCACCTGAAGGTCATCTCGAAGATCGAGACCGCTGTGCTCGAGGGCGGCCTCTTCGCGATGGCGATGCCGCGTGGCAGCGGCAAGACCTCGCTCTGCGAAACGGCGTGTCTCTGGGCGATGCTCTACGGCCACCGGGAGTTCGTGGCGTTGATCGGTAGCGACGAGGACCACGCCGCGAACATGCTCGATTCGATCAAGGCCGAACTCGAGAACAACGATCTCCTGCTCGAAGACTTCCCTGGCGCGTGCTTCCCGATCAGGAAGCTCGAGGGCATCCACCAACGCGCCTCGGGCCAGCTCTTCCGGGGGAAGCAGACGCACATCGGTTGGACGGCGAAGGAGATCGTGCTGCCGACGATCGAAGGTTCGAAGGCCTCGGGTGCGATCATTCGTGTCGCAGGCATCACCGGCAGAGTCCGCGGCATGAAATACAAGCGACCGGACGGCAATGCGGTGCGACCGTCGCTGGTGCTCGTCGACGATCCGCAGACGGACGAATCGGCGCGGTCGCCATCTCAATGCACGAGCCGCGAGCGCATTCTCGCAGGCGCGATCCTCGGCATGGCCGGTCCCGGCACGAAGATCGCCGGACTCATGACGCTCACCGTGGTCCGCCAGGACGATCTGGCCGATCGCCTGCTCGATCGTGACAAGCATCCCGCATGGCAGGGCGAGCGGACGAAGATGGTCTATGCGTTCCCGACGAACGAGAAGCTCTGGAGCACCTACGCCGAGCTTCGCGCAACCGGGCTCAAGGCGGAACGCGGTACCGGTGAAGCCACCGACTTCTATCGCGAGCACCGCGAGGCGATGGACAAGGGCGCCCGCGTCGGCTGGGACGAGCGGTTCAATCCAGACGAACTCTCGGCACTCCAGCACGCCATGAACCTGAGGTTCGACGACGCGGCCGCGTTCCAGGCGGAGTACCAGAACGAACCCATCTCGGAGGCGATCAGCGATCAAACAGAACTCAAGGCGGACGACATCGCCGCACGTACCAATGGCCACTCCCCGGAAGTGATCCCTCACGGATCGACAATCATCACCGCCTTCATCGATGTCCAGCAGAAGGCGCTCTACTGGCTCGTCGCCGCGTGGGAAGAGAACTTCACGGGCTCGGTTCTCGCGTATGGCACGGAGCCGGACCAGAAGTCGGAGTGGTTTCAGTTGCGCGAGATCAAGCGCACGCTCTCGACCGCGAAGCCGGGGGCCGGTCTCGAGGGCGCAATCTACGCGGGTCTCGAGCGACTGACGGCAGCGCTTCTTGGCCGCGAGTGGAGGCTCGACAATGGCGGTTCGATGCGGATCAGCCGCTGCCTGATCGACGCGAACTGGGGCCAGTCGACGGAGGTCGTCTACCAGTTCTGCAGAGAGACTCCGCACGCGGCGCTCGTGATCCCAAGCCACGGTCGGTATGTGGGCGCATCGAGCAGGCCGTTCGCCGAGTACAAGCAGCAACGCGGCGAGCGTGTCGGAATCAACTGGCGCATCCCGCTCATGTCCGGCCGTCGCGCCGTGAAGCATGTGCTCTTTGACACGAACTGGTGGAAGTCGTTCATCGTGAGCCGGCTGTCGGCGCCGATGGGGGACAAGGGCTGCCTGACACTCTTCGGTCGCGACCCGCGGAAGCATCGCCTGCTGGCCGAGCATCTCACCGCCGAGTACCGAGTGCAGACCCAAGGTCGCGGTCGCACGGTCGATGAGTGGAAGCTCCGTGTCAACGGTCCCGACAACCACTGGCTCGACTGCCTGGTCGGTGCCGCAGTCGGCGCCTCGATGGAGGGCGCGACGCTCCCTGGCACCGGCACCGGCACGCGCGTGCGGAAGCGCGTCTCGCTTGCAGCGCTCCAGCGTGAGGCGTGGGCGAGGCGGGGGTGGTGA
- a CDS encoding DUF3085 domain-containing protein: protein MPRLHFPDQALVRRLVEAAVTSGKPLMLAHDHGLYLCTDAMREPDGTCVCAFVKGCDPRQNAAAFEVANYLVGHDDFGISFPMGGQEQLLADLKRGHRLAIDFGRRAVAIVMKAPPTKQSQPTPTARGRGAESHPTARNKDSTMTTTATKKKTATKAAPKKSGERLKNEARAEIAKRIATLDAGGDPSAEATATEATSATTGATAAPVAKGKASTKPKATKAKDATDAKPAKPAKAAKPKRLSALDAAATVLKTAKEPMNTADLIVEMANRKLWTSPNGATPEQTLYAAMSREIKTKGKDARFTKTDRGHFAFNGKAS, encoded by the coding sequence ATGCCACGACTTCACTTTCCAGATCAGGCACTCGTCAGGCGCCTCGTCGAAGCGGCCGTCACAAGCGGAAAGCCGCTCATGCTCGCGCACGACCACGGCCTCTACCTCTGCACCGACGCGATGAGGGAGCCCGATGGCACCTGCGTCTGCGCCTTCGTGAAGGGCTGCGACCCGAGGCAGAACGCCGCCGCCTTCGAGGTCGCGAACTACCTCGTCGGCCACGACGACTTCGGCATCTCGTTTCCGATGGGCGGCCAAGAGCAGTTGCTCGCCGACCTGAAGCGCGGCCATCGCCTTGCCATCGACTTCGGCAGACGCGCCGTGGCCATCGTCATGAAGGCACCACCGACCAAGCAATCTCAACCGACTCCAACCGCACGCGGGCGCGGCGCGGAGTCTCACCCAACAGCCCGCAACAAGGACAGCACCATGACCACGACAGCAACGAAGAAGAAGACGGCCACGAAGGCAGCACCGAAGAAGAGCGGCGAACGGCTCAAGAACGAGGCACGCGCCGAGATCGCGAAGCGCATCGCCACGCTCGACGCCGGCGGCGACCCGAGCGCTGAAGCGACGGCCACGGAGGCCACCAGTGCCACCACGGGGGCCACGGCGGCGCCTGTTGCGAAGGGCAAGGCCAGCACCAAGCCGAAGGCCACGAAGGCGAAGGACGCCACTGACGCCAAACCCGCCAAGCCTGCCAAGGCGGCGAAGCCGAAGCGACTGAGCGCGCTCGACGCGGCGGCCACGGTGCTCAAGACGGCGAAGGAGCCCATGAACACCGCCGACCTGATCGTCGAGATGGCGAACAGGAAACTCTGGACATCGCCCAACGGCGCGACGCCCGAGCAGACGCTCTACGCCGCGATGTCGCGCGAGATCAAGACGAAGGGCAAGGACGCTCGCTTTACCAAGACCGATCGCGGCCACTTCGCATTCAACGGTAAGGCGAGCTGA